A stretch of the Capsicum annuum cultivar UCD-10X-F1 chromosome 10, UCD10Xv1.1, whole genome shotgun sequence genome encodes the following:
- the LOC107845671 gene encoding uncharacterized protein LOC107845671 isoform X2, with translation MRRMDKDTLVLEKENMQANISLPLSVDQVMNTLKMLKKDKFEGVELSGHQKHILRWMNELWNKWRGYLYGTFVKNKSLQQALKNKTNGIDKKEWEWLVKEHFSSEAFQEKSKRNVANRAMLTMLYHMKLADKNSQSLDWKRGMLASEQLHLIY, from the exons ATGCGAAGAATGGATAAAGATACCTTAGTTCTTGAGAAAGAGAATATGCAGGCCAATATTTCATTACCTTTATCTGTTGATCAAGTCATGAACACTCTCAAAATgttgaaaaag gATAAATTTGAGGGTGTTGAATTGAGTGGTCATCAGAAACATATTTTGAGATGGATGAATGAGTTATGGAACAAATGGAGAGGATACTTATATGGAACATTTGTGAAGAATAAGTCACTTCAACAAGCTCTAAAGAATAAGACAAATGGAATAGACAAGAAAGAATGGGAGTGGTTGGTAAAAGAACATTTTTCTTCTGAAGCTTTTCAG GAGAAAAGCAAAAGGAATGTAGCAAATCGAGCTATGTTGACGATGCTTTATCATATG AAACTTGCTGACAAGAACTCACAATCTTTGGATTGGAAGCGAGGCATGCTTGCATCTGAACAACTCCATCTTATATACTAG
- the LOC107845671 gene encoding uncharacterized protein LOC107845671 isoform X3 has protein sequence MRRMDKDTLVLEKENMQANISLPLSVDQVMNTLKMLKKDKFEGVELSGHQKHILRWMNELWNKWRGYLYGTFVKNKSLQQALKNKTNGIDKKEWEWLVKEHFSSEAFQKLADKNSQSLDWKRGMLASEQLHLIY, from the exons ATGCGAAGAATGGATAAAGATACCTTAGTTCTTGAGAAAGAGAATATGCAGGCCAATATTTCATTACCTTTATCTGTTGATCAAGTCATGAACACTCTCAAAATgttgaaaaag gATAAATTTGAGGGTGTTGAATTGAGTGGTCATCAGAAACATATTTTGAGATGGATGAATGAGTTATGGAACAAATGGAGAGGATACTTATATGGAACATTTGTGAAGAATAAGTCACTTCAACAAGCTCTAAAGAATAAGACAAATGGAATAGACAAGAAAGAATGGGAGTGGTTGGTAAAAGAACATTTTTCTTCTGAAGCTTTTCAG AAACTTGCTGACAAGAACTCACAATCTTTGGATTGGAAGCGAGGCATGCTTGCATCTGAACAACTCCATCTTATATACTAG
- the LOC107845671 gene encoding uncharacterized protein LOC107845671 isoform X1 — MRRMDKDTLVLEKENMQANISLPLSVDQVMNTLKMLKKDKFEGVELSGHQKHILRWMNELWNKWRGYLYGTFVKNKSLQQALKNKTNGIDKKEWEWLVKEHFSSEAFQEKSKRNVANRAMLTMLYHMTQIEEIVNPEPSLSSIEIVEKCFVPQNSSLVVSFEVE, encoded by the exons ATGCGAAGAATGGATAAAGATACCTTAGTTCTTGAGAAAGAGAATATGCAGGCCAATATTTCATTACCTTTATCTGTTGATCAAGTCATGAACACTCTCAAAATgttgaaaaag gATAAATTTGAGGGTGTTGAATTGAGTGGTCATCAGAAACATATTTTGAGATGGATGAATGAGTTATGGAACAAATGGAGAGGATACTTATATGGAACATTTGTGAAGAATAAGTCACTTCAACAAGCTCTAAAGAATAAGACAAATGGAATAGACAAGAAAGAATGGGAGTGGTTGGTAAAAGAACATTTTTCTTCTGAAGCTTTTCAG GAGAAAAGCAAAAGGAATGTAGCAAATCGAGCTATGTTGACGATGCTTTATCATATG ACTCAAATAGAAGAAATAGTGAATCCAGAGCCATCTTTATCTAGCATAGAGATTGTTGAAAAGTGTTTTGTACCTCAAAATAGTAGCCTTGTAGTTTCCTTTGAGGTGGAGTAA